In one Acidobacteriota bacterium genomic region, the following are encoded:
- the lpxB gene encoding lipid-A-disaccharide synthase yields the protein MERTGPEHHSLLDPKNSVSSIMIVAGEASGDKHGASLAKALHRLRPETKLQLFGSGGDEMRAAGVETLVDAREVAIIGVPEIARAIGKLYNAYRTLLAAARSRRPSAVVLIDWPDFNMRLARKLHREGFKIVYYISPQVWAWRKYRIRALRRDVDRMLVILPFEEDFYKKAGLEVQYVGHPLAEAVCPTLSREEFCRRHDLDPTRSIFALLPGSRQKEIHYHLPLMLEAANRLRSFQLRSFPLRIADCGLRIDEPVSVPEESNLKSKI from the coding sequence ATGGAGCGAACCGGTCCAGAGCATCACTCACTTCTCGATCCCAAGAACTCAGTCTCATCCATAATGATCGTCGCGGGCGAAGCCAGTGGAGACAAACACGGCGCATCGCTCGCAAAGGCCCTCCATCGACTCCGTCCCGAAACCAAACTCCAACTGTTCGGCTCAGGCGGCGACGAGATGCGCGCCGCAGGAGTCGAGACTCTCGTCGACGCGCGTGAGGTTGCAATCATAGGCGTGCCTGAAATAGCTCGCGCGATTGGCAAACTCTATAACGCATACCGAACGCTGCTCGCTGCGGCGCGATCACGGCGTCCGTCGGCGGTCGTGTTGATTGACTGGCCCGATTTCAATATGAGACTCGCAAGAAAGCTTCATCGCGAAGGTTTCAAGATCGTCTACTACATCAGCCCACAGGTTTGGGCCTGGCGTAAGTATCGCATTCGAGCTCTGCGCCGCGACGTCGACCGCATGCTGGTGATCTTGCCGTTCGAAGAGGACTTCTACAAGAAGGCTGGCCTCGAGGTTCAGTACGTCGGTCACCCATTGGCGGAAGCTGTTTGCCCCACGCTGTCGCGCGAGGAGTTTTGCCGCCGCCACGACCTGGATCCAACGCGCTCGATCTTCGCTCTGCTGCCCGGAAGCAGGCAAAAGGAGATTCACTATCACTTGCCGCTGATGCTCGAGGCGGCGAATCGTTTGCGGAGCTTTCAATTGCGGAGCTTCCCATTGCGGATTGCGGATTGCGGATTGCGGATTGACGAACCGGTGTCTGTTCCTGAAGAGTCGAATCTCAAATCTAAGATCTAG
- the bamD gene encoding outer membrane protein assembly factor BamD, whose amino-acid sequence MKVVKLFVVVLALALPFAACGGKPKNKLTLEEAKGPGRDKELFRQGVDAIRKSSFDEGRILLNTMINTYSDSPLIKMAKLSIADSYYLQGGSKGLAQAEVEYRDWIQFFPDDPLADDTMMKIAEVHLKQVMAADRDTTHAKLAERQLKDMLRRYPNSDAKEQVEQLMNQVQEILAMHELKVARFYFELRESAQAAQMRTEEILNKYPNFSRFDEALYLHAKAMELQEDTDTASRDLARIVASHPHSEYVERAKDTLKKWGKPVPDSDPAKIATAQPDGKGLPSRFVGFMFGPRIDTSTKGVIIDRDLKTDEIVARAQEAGGVKAVGPVTPGATTTSNAPDARPRRAASQAGQDVEVKPGAPADQKAQSPSSKDKKSKEKEKKKKDSGSSVLRNP is encoded by the coding sequence ATGAAAGTTGTAAAACTCTTTGTTGTAGTTTTGGCCCTCGCGCTTCCGTTTGCAGCGTGCGGCGGCAAGCCGAAGAACAAGCTAACGCTGGAAGAAGCCAAGGGACCTGGTCGCGATAAGGAACTCTTCCGCCAGGGAGTCGACGCCATTCGCAAGAGCAGCTTCGACGAGGGACGGATACTGTTGAACACCATGATCAACACTTACTCCGACAGCCCCCTGATAAAGATGGCCAAACTATCCATCGCCGATTCCTACTACTTGCAGGGAGGCTCGAAAGGGCTCGCTCAAGCCGAAGTCGAATACCGGGACTGGATTCAATTCTTCCCCGACGATCCGCTCGCCGACGACACGATGATGAAGATTGCCGAGGTTCATCTGAAACAGGTTATGGCTGCCGATCGGGATACGACACACGCGAAGCTCGCCGAGCGCCAGCTAAAGGACATGCTGCGCCGTTATCCGAACAGCGACGCCAAGGAACAGGTCGAGCAGTTGATGAACCAGGTGCAAGAGATTCTGGCAATGCATGAGCTGAAGGTCGCGCGCTTCTATTTCGAGCTTCGTGAGTCGGCTCAGGCGGCGCAAATGCGCACCGAGGAGATTCTGAATAAGTATCCGAACTTCTCCCGGTTTGATGAAGCGCTGTACCTTCACGCGAAGGCAATGGAGCTTCAGGAAGACACCGACACCGCCAGCCGCGATCTCGCTCGCATCGTCGCCAGCCATCCTCACTCCGAATATGTCGAACGCGCGAAGGATACCTTGAAGAAGTGGGGCAAGCCTGTCCCCGATTCCGATCCGGCAAAAATCGCCACGGCTCAGCCCGACGGCAAAGGGCTTCCGTCGCGCTTTGTCGGATTCATGTTCGGACCGCGCATCGACACTTCTACGAAAGGAGTGATCATCGACCGCGACCTGAAGACCGATGAGATCGTGGCGCGCGCTCAGGAGGCGGGCGGCGTCAAGGCTGTAGGCCCGGTAACGCCGGGCGCAACGACAACCAGCAACGCACCTGATGCTCGCCCGCGACGCGCGGCTTCGCAAGCCGGACAGGACGTCGAGGTGAAACCCGGCGCGCCCGCCGATCAAAAAGCTCAGAGCCCTTCGAGCAAAGACAAAAAGAGTAAAGAGAAAGAGAAGAAGAAGAAAGATAGCGGCTCGAGCGTACTGCGCAATCCTTAG
- the rpe gene encoding ribulose-phosphate 3-epimerase, which translates to MIEIAPSILSADFARLGEDIKAAERGGAGLIHVDVMDGHFVPNITIGPLVVKAARRATDLPLDCHLMITDPDLYIDEFARAGASMISVHVEAVAHLHRTLTAIRDLGCRPGVVLNPATPLGSIEEALPFVDYVLVMSVNPGFGGQSFIDTSLDKISRLRSMIDSRGLNVHIEVDGGIGLNNVANVVRHGAEWIVAGSAVFGKGDPEQATRELRRKALEPLTV; encoded by the coding sequence ATGATCGAGATAGCTCCTTCAATTCTGTCAGCCGATTTCGCGCGCCTCGGCGAAGACATCAAGGCGGCCGAGCGCGGCGGGGCTGGTCTGATACACGTCGACGTGATGGACGGCCACTTCGTCCCGAACATCACCATCGGTCCGCTGGTGGTAAAGGCCGCGCGGCGAGCTACTGACCTGCCGCTGGATTGCCACCTGATGATCACCGATCCCGATCTCTACATTGACGAATTCGCCCGCGCGGGAGCTTCGATGATTTCAGTCCATGTAGAGGCGGTCGCGCATCTACATCGCACGCTGACGGCGATCCGCGACCTTGGTTGCCGCCCCGGCGTAGTGCTGAATCCCGCAACACCGCTTGGGTCTATTGAAGAGGCGCTGCCCTTTGTCGATTACGTGCTTGTGATGTCGGTCAATCCGGGTTTCGGAGGACAGTCGTTCATAGACACATCGCTTGACAAGATAAGTCGGCTGCGGAGTATGATTGATTCTCGCGGCTTGAACGTTCATATAGAGGTAGATGGCGGCATAGGCTTGAATAATGTTGCGAACGTCGTCCGCCACGGCGCTGAGTGGATAGTCGCCGGTTCCGCCGTATTCGGTAAGGGTGATCCGGAACAGGCGACCCGCGAGCTTCGCCGAAAAGCGCTAGAGCCGCTCACAGTTTGA
- a CDS encoding PASTA domain-containing protein: MSTSRGAGHAEPSSIAWTLSRRLGMVIVLALAFFLSAIVTIYTLFRSGDTQVPSVVGKPEAEAQKLAEQAGLRVKIQRRNDSSIPSNSVIETRPGPNSSVKKDSVLTIVVSSGPSQTKSQASAPGPSSPGRRVRVQAFIVETVKNLIKEPRSVSQ, encoded by the coding sequence ATGAGCACCTCGAGGGGCGCCGGCCACGCCGAGCCCAGCAGCATTGCCTGGACCCTTTCGCGCAGACTGGGGATGGTGATAGTGCTCGCTCTCGCCTTTTTCTTGAGCGCGATCGTAACGATATACACTCTGTTCCGCAGCGGCGATACCCAGGTGCCCAGCGTCGTCGGCAAGCCGGAAGCCGAAGCGCAGAAACTCGCAGAACAAGCAGGGTTAAGGGTGAAGATTCAACGCCGCAATGATTCAAGCATTCCTTCCAACTCGGTCATCGAGACGCGCCCGGGTCCGAATTCGTCGGTGAAAAAAGACTCTGTGCTTACCATAGTGGTGAGCAGCGGGCCGTCTCAGACTAAGAGTCAGGCGTCGGCTCCCGGTCCATCGTCGCCCGGGCGCCGCGTTCGCGTGCAAGCCTTCATTGTGGAAACCGTGAAGAACCTCATAAAAGAACCAAGGAGCGTGTCGCAATGA
- a CDS encoding zf-TFIIB domain-containing protein, translating into MSKIWDEREKSLENEYFRRKEQELIEKLRAKRAEDEKAKASIVHCPKCDGTLVELTFEDVQIDRCNKCNGVWLDAGELELLTMKQEQSQGWTSRLRKSLAGE; encoded by the coding sequence ATGTCGAAGATCTGGGATGAACGTGAGAAATCGCTCGAGAACGAATACTTTCGCCGCAAAGAGCAGGAGTTGATCGAGAAGCTCCGCGCAAAGCGCGCCGAAGATGAAAAAGCAAAAGCCTCGATCGTCCATTGCCCGAAATGCGACGGCACGCTTGTCGAGCTTACGTTTGAAGACGTGCAGATCGATCGCTGTAATAAATGCAACGGCGTATGGCTCGATGCGGGCGAGCTGGAGCTGCTCACCATGAAGCAGGAACAAAGTCAGGGCTGGACGAGCCGCCTGCGGAAAAGCCTCGCGGGTGAATGA